One segment of Pleomorphomonas sp. PLEO DNA contains the following:
- a CDS encoding plasmid pRiA4b ORF-3 family protein codes for MTRSPRSTGTATSVARLKVVLDDVEPQVMRRLDVPLNIRLDRLHEALQAAIGWSNSHLYELVFKGVGFGLPDDGWGDGPMDARKARLIDIVEDTGAKSFKYLYDFGDGWEHSIKIEKIMPAIDGVSYPCLIEASGACPPEDSGGPWGFMEARQALADPNHERHQEIREWWGIETYDPAAVDIPAIEASLEKLAKRWTPRRRAPK; via the coding sequence ATGACGCGCTCACCGAGATCGACAGGCACGGCCACTTCCGTTGCAAGATTGAAGGTTGTGCTCGACGACGTCGAGCCTCAAGTCATGCGGCGGCTGGATGTGCCGCTCAACATTCGCCTCGATCGGCTGCACGAGGCGCTGCAGGCCGCCATCGGCTGGTCCAACAGCCATCTCTACGAACTGGTCTTCAAAGGTGTCGGCTTCGGCCTTCCCGACGACGGCTGGGGCGACGGTCCAATGGATGCCCGCAAGGCGAGGCTCATCGACATCGTTGAGGATACCGGCGCCAAGTCGTTCAAATATCTCTACGACTTCGGCGATGGCTGGGAGCACTCGATCAAGATCGAGAAGATCATGCCGGCGATCGATGGCGTCTCCTATCCTTGCCTGATCGAAGCCTCAGGAGCCTGCCCGCCCGAGGACAGTGGCGGTCCATGGGGATTCATGGAAGCGCGACAAGCACTTGCCGATCCTAACCACGAGCGCCACCAGGAAATCCGCGAATGGTGGGGCATCGAAACCTACGACCCAGCCGCCGTGGACATCCCAGCCATTGAAGCGTCCCTCGAAAAACTCGCCAAACGATGGACACCAAGGCGAAGAGCCCCGAAATAA
- a CDS encoding ankyrin repeat domain-containing protein: MNGRLPTSPYPGLRSYSSSESNIFFGREEMVQDVVRLLAENSLVTIHGDSGSGKSSLVCAGVLPLLKLDQSRAQGCWRTCITQPGNSPLHNLAAGLAEVKGDASDENVRAFRRAFRKRTGIIEHLIELLDCKEDNCLCIIIDQFEELFEYSRFNETADANIIISILNELATKKPNGLYVIITMRTEYLGKCAQYEGFAEIVNRTQYLVPYMKAQALLRAISVPAALYGGSIDDKLARLLANEASNGQDRLSLLQHGLSRLWALKCQTDEAPNLTVEDYVSAGSLSTLISSHANEILYKATGGDSAKTLIVERIFRALISRNADGLAIRRPQTYREIQENVDADDVILQPLLACFRGPEACLLRPYGDQPLAPETLVDISHEALIRNWNKIVASHIGWFDRENEDALIWHSLRVATENYKIDSRMLLSVAVSADRASWMSEHSPGWARRYGGDWDAAAQLVEASRYAEAALWAARGRSPSDVHLPVGVGVDGDILEEEFDPTWPDIMVDYTRERMILWHRRQLIVSVKGGTLAAAYASVKKLRELGFEQLLDTLDRGSDSAQLHRAFWAAITGDDRSDKAFYSSDVSVKESVFEGEEGPRLLKRTTSLGMTPLAWAFFAGRNDLAQKMIERFKADPNVLDTLGASIIHYCAYSGNIDGIKYLVKKCNVDPLHVSLDGGPPIIWAIQQKHHKVISYLLSKGQRIDFLAEGSWNALTESVRADDILYTKKLINKYKFNTDHKTKDNQSLIHVACFGEQANTSLVTQYLCTLPTTNILARTQNGSTPLHIASISRGKISAIPVLLEAAKVKGIALSEILNARDEFGDTPLHNAATEGNIQALEALLEAGADADAVNNTGDPAVVKVSYVLATMGNSARRACLHALIRHGARLDLYDSWSVLHYAADDGDLETLITIHSSNHNINWNVLETGSGWTPLMRAIGKGRIDCIAFLLREEVGANPFLKSSVSSLDAFRLAIMQLQSAGDEKKITRARNAVNLLRSYAERRKESDEAKEALRVINSEVFFANPHRFGRAPDISPSLPELVMAAREGNIPSLQAILASRSTFTPDLGQAIREAALKGKLEALHLLLPLADGIISHEDLSRYAEEASQVGQHGTTKALIGAGASEPDHWNFQKVSIGATFLQFSPFVLREADPVKQRLCQIDELIGEPSGWIIKQAPLTFLRGCKLLAIEHKDLPGANEQFVIVERNNNVTFLDWTNEPIYMLCERIFDISKGDAVRDYVRFFFHFVRGKLGRFQIVDSVDDILWSETARKRRKQSVEKMITPLTVTMEDMHGVTLSASVVFGNALFKTNIYVTKRSIKFKINDSMNRNQVRGVIDLMDEKLLARNLDVRVPTSPTVFG; this comes from the coding sequence ATGAACGGACGGCTTCCCACCAGCCCATATCCTGGCCTTCGCTCGTATTCATCAAGCGAATCGAATATTTTCTTTGGACGCGAGGAGATGGTCCAGGATGTCGTTCGACTGTTGGCGGAGAACTCACTAGTCACCATCCATGGCGATTCGGGATCGGGCAAATCCTCGCTCGTTTGCGCCGGAGTTCTGCCGCTACTCAAACTGGACCAGTCGCGTGCCCAGGGGTGCTGGCGCACTTGCATAACCCAGCCCGGCAATTCTCCGCTTCACAATCTTGCTGCAGGCCTAGCCGAGGTAAAGGGAGATGCGTCTGACGAGAATGTTCGCGCATTCCGGCGGGCATTCCGCAAAAGAACTGGCATAATAGAGCACCTAATTGAACTACTTGACTGTAAAGAAGATAACTGCTTATGCATTATTATTGATCAATTCGAGGAGTTGTTCGAGTATTCGAGATTTAATGAAACGGCCGATGCAAATATAATAATTTCCATACTTAATGAATTGGCAACAAAGAAACCAAATGGTCTGTATGTCATCATAACGATGCGTACGGAATATCTAGGTAAATGCGCCCAATATGAGGGCTTTGCAGAGATCGTGAATAGAACCCAATATTTAGTGCCTTATATGAAGGCACAAGCCCTACTACGCGCAATATCGGTTCCTGCAGCACTGTATGGCGGGTCAATAGACGACAAATTAGCCAGACTTTTGGCTAATGAGGCAAGTAACGGACAAGATCGCCTGTCGCTGCTTCAGCATGGTCTCAGCCGGCTGTGGGCACTAAAATGTCAAACGGACGAAGCGCCAAATCTGACTGTCGAAGATTATGTGAGCGCAGGTTCTCTATCGACGTTGATCTCAAGTCATGCCAACGAAATATTGTACAAAGCGACTGGAGGCGATTCCGCGAAAACATTAATTGTTGAACGCATATTTCGTGCTCTGATCAGCCGCAATGCGGACGGGCTCGCAATTCGACGACCGCAGACTTATCGAGAAATACAAGAAAATGTTGACGCGGACGACGTGATTTTGCAGCCGCTTCTGGCCTGCTTTCGCGGGCCAGAGGCCTGCCTGCTACGTCCTTATGGCGATCAGCCGCTCGCGCCTGAAACGCTGGTGGATATCAGCCATGAGGCATTAATCCGTAATTGGAATAAGATTGTCGCAAGCCACATAGGCTGGTTCGACAGGGAAAATGAAGATGCCTTGATCTGGCATTCGCTGCGGGTGGCTACGGAAAATTACAAGATCGACAGCCGGATGCTGTTGTCAGTCGCAGTGTCGGCTGATCGCGCGTCCTGGATGTCCGAACATAGCCCAGGATGGGCACGACGATATGGGGGAGATTGGGATGCTGCGGCCCAATTGGTAGAGGCCAGCCGCTACGCCGAGGCCGCACTTTGGGCGGCGCGAGGCCGAAGCCCCAGCGACGTACATTTACCTGTCGGTGTTGGGGTGGATGGCGATATTTTGGAAGAGGAATTTGATCCGACCTGGCCAGACATTATGGTCGACTATACTCGAGAACGCATGATCTTGTGGCATCGCCGACAACTGATTGTGAGCGTCAAGGGCGGTACCTTAGCGGCTGCTTATGCATCCGTTAAGAAGTTGCGTGAACTGGGATTTGAGCAGCTCTTGGACACTCTCGATCGAGGTTCTGATTCAGCCCAACTCCACCGTGCTTTCTGGGCGGCCATAACCGGCGACGATCGCTCCGATAAAGCCTTTTATTCTTCCGACGTGTCCGTTAAGGAGTCGGTATTCGAGGGTGAAGAAGGCCCGCGATTGTTAAAGCGAACAACCTCGTTGGGAATGACTCCACTTGCATGGGCGTTTTTTGCTGGTCGCAACGACCTCGCCCAAAAAATGATTGAGAGATTCAAAGCCGACCCGAATGTTCTTGATACTCTCGGCGCGAGTATAATTCACTATTGTGCTTATTCAGGAAATATTGACGGCATAAAATATCTTGTTAAAAAATGTAACGTCGACCCCTTACACGTTTCTTTAGACGGTGGGCCGCCAATTATATGGGCTATACAGCAAAAACATCATAAAGTAATCTCTTATTTGTTATCGAAAGGCCAACGTATAGACTTTCTTGCGGAAGGAAGTTGGAACGCACTTACAGAATCTGTTCGTGCTGACGATATATTATACACAAAAAAGCTTATCAATAAATATAAATTTAATACTGATCACAAAACAAAAGACAATCAGAGCTTAATTCACGTGGCGTGCTTTGGCGAACAGGCAAATACATCGTTAGTAACGCAATATCTATGTACTTTACCAACGACAAATATTTTGGCTAGAACGCAAAACGGCAGTACGCCGCTGCATATAGCATCTATATCTAGAGGGAAAATATCTGCTATCCCAGTTTTGCTAGAGGCTGCGAAAGTGAAAGGCATTGCGCTTTCTGAAATTCTTAACGCAAGGGATGAATTCGGAGATACACCACTGCACAATGCCGCTACGGAAGGAAATATTCAGGCTCTCGAGGCGCTACTGGAAGCTGGTGCAGATGCTGACGCCGTCAACAATACAGGCGATCCGGCAGTGGTCAAGGTAAGCTATGTGTTGGCAACTATGGGAAATTCGGCTCGTCGCGCTTGCCTCCATGCCCTTATCCGTCACGGTGCCCGGCTTGACCTATACGATTCATGGAGCGTCCTGCATTACGCAGCCGATGATGGTGATCTCGAAACACTGATTACAATACACTCTTCCAATCATAACATCAATTGGAACGTCTTGGAAACTGGCTCCGGCTGGACTCCTCTAATGAGGGCTATAGGGAAGGGGCGTATCGACTGCATTGCATTTCTGCTTCGCGAAGAAGTCGGGGCGAATCCATTTCTGAAATCTTCAGTTAGCTCGCTAGATGCCTTTAGGCTTGCAATAATGCAGTTGCAAAGTGCTGGTGATGAAAAGAAAATTACTCGAGCAAGAAATGCGGTAAATTTGTTGCGTTCTTATGCGGAGCGACGCAAAGAAAGCGATGAAGCCAAAGAAGCTCTGCGTGTTATTAATAGTGAGGTGTTTTTTGCAAACCCTCACCGATTCGGACGCGCCCCGGACATATCTCCTTCGCTACCTGAGTTGGTCATGGCGGCGCGCGAGGGCAATATTCCATCGCTACAAGCCATTCTGGCGTCTCGGTCAACCTTCACACCCGATTTGGGCCAAGCGATCCGAGAAGCTGCGTTGAAGGGAAAGCTTGAGGCGCTGCACTTACTGCTACCATTGGCTGACGGTATCATCAGTCACGAAGACCTGTCGCGCTATGCTGAAGAGGCTTCCCAAGTTGGACAGCACGGAACGACCAAAGCTCTGATCGGCGCGGGCGCAAGTGAGCCGGACCATTGGAATTTCCAGAAAGTCAGCATTGGTGCGACATTTCTTCAATTTAGTCCCTTTGTTTTACGCGAAGCTGACCCAGTTAAGCAGAGACTTTGTCAAATCGACGAATTAATTGGCGAGCCCAGCGGCTGGATCATAAAACAAGCACCGCTCACTTTCCTGAGGGGCTGTAAGCTTCTGGCTATCGAGCATAAGGATTTACCGGGGGCGAATGAGCAGTTCGTTATCGTCGAACGGAACAACAATGTCACATTCCTAGATTGGACAAATGAGCCAATATATATGCTTTGCGAACGTATTTTTGATATTTCCAAAGGTGACGCGGTTCGCGATTACGTCAGATTCTTCTTTCATTTTGTGCGAGGAAAACTGGGAAGATTTCAGATCGTCGATAGCGTTGATGACATTTTATGGTCAGAGACCGCCAGAAAGCGACGGAAGCAGTCAGTAGAAAAAATGATTACTCCACTGACTGTCACGATGGAGGATATGCATGGAGTTACTCTATCTGCGTCGGTAGTTTTTGGAAATGCATTATTTAAAACAAATATTTATGTAACAAAGAGATCAATTAAATTTAAGATCAACGACAGTATGAACCGGAATCAGGTTAGAGGGGTAATAGATCTGATGGACGAAAAACTATTGGCACGTAATCTTGATGTTCGAGTTCCAACCTCCCCCACGGTGTTTGGGTGA
- a CDS encoding toll/interleukin-1 receptor domain-containing protein, protein MSILGEAFPVDIFLSYRWHDQRKTGESAFIRWVRHIKPILVEELEFEFSCVPSIFWDHDDISRSQNFNSHLEINARSSAIFVPLVSHEYPKSDYCKRELEWWRDEQARRGWAESDRILLINVCAPPSEDPNWKSFKTSLYLQDLLGIDFYKPIPNLRVIRPFGWQDRDQDKIKDPEFQKAMADFIDVLCRSLHTMCAIAEQKQREEKDIYSTKNSNLKIYIYGKDVSVEERKAIAVTLAKAGLDPISGRPVAVAPNLLGRLKEGERIAAEIDQCDGVLLIAPEENANLESEAYYVYGLVNTVLAKSERPNRRIPIVVGDPITDPQQVTTRQGFLSPAMGHVQLDAPKLANLIETYIREQCR, encoded by the coding sequence ATGTCCATTCTAGGTGAGGCATTTCCGGTCGACATATTTCTTAGCTATCGGTGGCACGATCAGCGTAAGACAGGAGAGTCCGCCTTTATAAGATGGGTTAGGCATATTAAACCAATATTGGTCGAGGAATTAGAGTTCGAGTTTAGTTGCGTCCCTAGTATTTTTTGGGATCATGATGACATAAGTCGTTCCCAAAATTTTAATTCTCATTTGGAAATTAACGCAAGGTCCTCAGCAATATTTGTACCTCTTGTATCTCACGAATATCCAAAATCGGATTATTGCAAAAGAGAACTAGAGTGGTGGCGAGATGAGCAAGCTCGGCGTGGATGGGCGGAATCCGATCGGATCTTACTAATCAACGTTTGCGCACCTCCATCTGAAGATCCGAATTGGAAATCTTTTAAGACTAGCCTATACTTACAGGATCTCCTCGGAATCGATTTCTACAAGCCAATACCAAATTTGCGCGTAATAAGACCTTTTGGCTGGCAGGACAGGGACCAGGATAAAATCAAAGATCCTGAATTCCAAAAAGCAATGGCAGATTTCATTGATGTTTTATGTAGGTCACTTCACACGATGTGCGCTATCGCAGAGCAGAAACAGAGAGAAGAGAAAGATATATATTCAACTAAGAACTCAAATTTGAAGATATATATATACGGTAAAGATGTTTCTGTCGAAGAACGAAAAGCAATAGCGGTAACACTCGCCAAAGCCGGTCTTGATCCCATCTCCGGGCGTCCCGTTGCGGTGGCTCCCAACCTCTTGGGGCGCCTTAAAGAAGGTGAACGCATCGCGGCAGAGATCGACCAATGTGACGGCGTTTTATTAATTGCTCCAGAAGAAAATGCTAATCTAGAATCTGAAGCCTACTACGTATATGGCTTGGTTAATACTGTTTTGGCAAAATCAGAAAGACCTAATCGCCGCATTCCGATTGTGGTGGGCGACCCCATAACAGATCCCCAACAGGTGACAACGCGCCAGGGTTTTCTATCTCCTGCGATGGGTCATGTGCAACTCGACGCCCCAAAGCTGGCAAATTTGATTGAAACCTACATTCGAGAGCAATGTCGATGA
- a CDS encoding IS5 family transposase yields MRGGDERSGELFSYVDLEARVRRDHPLRVIREIVNAALTSLAADFAALYSPIGRPSIPPEKLLRAMLLQAFYSIRSERLLMERLEYDLLFRWFVGIGVDDAAWDHSAFSKNRDRLLAGAVAAKFLRAVLAQPKVNKLLSTDHFSVDGTLIEAWASMKSVRPRDGSDTPPSGGGGRNAEADFHGHKRTNDTHVSTTDPEARLYKKGKGKEAKLCFMGHGLMENRHGLLVDASLTQADGHAERVAGLCMVELRADRPEAITLGADKAYDSEDFVNELRSMNVTPHVARNTSGRSSAIDGRTTRHEGYGVSLRIRKRIEEAFGWIKTIGGQRKTRFRGIDRVGWAFTFCAAAYNLVRLPKLLAVPT; encoded by the coding sequence ATGCGGGGTGGAGACGAGCGGAGCGGCGAGCTTTTCAGCTATGTCGATCTTGAGGCGCGGGTTCGGCGGGATCATCCGCTGCGGGTGATCCGGGAGATCGTGAACGCGGCCCTGACGAGCCTGGCAGCAGATTTTGCAGCGCTTTACTCGCCGATCGGGCGGCCCTCTATCCCGCCGGAGAAGCTGTTGCGGGCGATGCTGTTGCAGGCCTTCTATTCGATCCGCTCGGAGCGGCTTTTGATGGAGCGGCTGGAATACGACCTTTTGTTCCGCTGGTTCGTCGGGATCGGCGTGGACGATGCGGCCTGGGATCATTCGGCGTTCTCCAAGAACCGCGACCGGTTGCTGGCAGGGGCCGTCGCGGCGAAGTTCCTCAGGGCGGTTCTGGCGCAGCCCAAGGTGAACAAGCTTCTGTCCACCGATCACTTCTCGGTCGACGGGACGCTGATCGAGGCGTGGGCCTCGATGAAGAGCGTTAGGCCCAGAGACGGATCGGACACGCCGCCTTCGGGTGGTGGTGGCCGCAATGCCGAAGCCGATTTTCATGGGCACAAGCGGACCAATGATACCCATGTCTCCACCACCGATCCGGAGGCGCGGCTCTACAAGAAGGGCAAAGGCAAGGAGGCGAAGCTGTGCTTCATGGGGCACGGCTTGATGGAGAACCGCCACGGTCTTCTGGTCGATGCCAGCCTGACCCAAGCCGATGGCCATGCCGAACGGGTGGCGGGCCTTTGCATGGTCGAACTGCGTGCCGACCGGCCGGAGGCGATCACGCTGGGTGCCGATAAGGCCTACGATAGCGAGGACTTCGTCAACGAGTTGCGGTCGATGAACGTGACGCCGCACGTGGCCCGGAATACCAGCGGGCGAAGCTCGGCCATCGACGGGCGCACGACACGGCATGAGGGTTATGGTGTCAGCCTGCGCATTCGCAAGCGCATCGAGGAAGCCTTTGGCTGGATCAAGACGATCGGCGGGCAGCGCAAGACCAGGTTCCGGGGCATCGACCGCGTCGGATGGGCCTTCACCTTCTGTGCCGCCGCCTACAATCTGGTGCGGTTGCCCAAACTCCTGGCGGTACCCACATGA